The following are encoded together in the Diabrotica undecimpunctata isolate CICGRU chromosome 7, icDiaUnde3, whole genome shotgun sequence genome:
- the LOC140446411 gene encoding uncharacterized protein, giving the protein MEDFYQKLELVVNRCGLQTKPQNIFNCDKTGFQTDAGVQKVLCRRGSRNPNKLVVSSTKATYTVLMCCNAIGDFLPMFINYKGLHLYHTWCVNGPANARYNCSPSGWMELAQFFDWFISCFVPETSKYEVTKLLILDGHNSHISLELVEAAIENNVEIFCLPVHTSHLVQP; this is encoded by the coding sequence ATGGAGGACTTTTATCAAAAACTAGAGTTGGTTGTTAACCGATGTGGCTTACAGACCAAaccacaaaatatatttaactgcGATAAGACCGGATTTCAAACCGATGCTGGTGTCCAAAAGGTGCTTTGTAGGAGAGGAAGTCGTAATCCAAATAAATTAGTTGTCAGTTCTACAAAAGCTACGTACACAGTTCTAATGTGCTGCAATGCCATTGGTGATTTTTTGCCGATGTTCATTAATTACAAAGGGTTGCACCTGTACCATACTTGGTGTGTTAATGGTCCCGCCAATGCTCGTTACAACTGTTCCCCATCTGGCTGGATGGAATTGGCTCAATTTTTTGATTGGTTCATAAGCTGTTTTGTACCGGAAACTTCAAAATACGAAGTAACGAAATTACTAATTCTCGATGGTCATAACTCGCACATATCTTTAGAACTTGTAGAAGCAGCTATTGAGAATAACGTAGAAATATTCTGCTTGCCAGTTCACACGTCACACCTTGTGCAGCCTTAA